The proteins below are encoded in one region of Brachyspira intermedia PWS/A:
- a CDS encoding SanA/YdcF family protein, with the protein MKILKNRYKNKILYIKNNKRIIENRIENKSGVYKFINYILLIFIFIFSFLPEIIILSLISAVILYSSVSLYSKRYIYSSIEEIPYNDVALVLGTSKYMNNGRINMYFKFRMDAAYELYKSGKVKYILVSGDNRYKSYNEPRQMRLDLIKLGVNKKHIFLDFAGFRTRDSIIRANKVFELTNFTIVSQPFHNERAILIARQKNINAIAYNANNVRKLYRVRQFPRELGARALMFLDILFNRPPKFYGDIIKIEEREDDIIDKSNKFDKSKIKKL; encoded by the coding sequence ATGAAGATATTAAAAAATAGATACAAAAATAAAATATTATATATAAAAAATAATAAAAGAATAATTGAAAATAGAATAGAAAATAAAAGTGGTGTATATAAATTTATCAATTATATACTACTAATTTTTATTTTCATTTTTAGTTTTCTTCCTGAAATTATTATTCTATCTCTTATATCTGCAGTAATATTATATTCATCTGTTTCACTTTATTCAAAAAGATATATATATTCATCAATAGAAGAAATACCATATAATGATGTTGCATTGGTATTAGGAACCAGTAAATATATGAATAATGGCAGAATAAATATGTATTTCAAATTCAGAATGGATGCTGCTTATGAATTATATAAAAGTGGAAAAGTGAAATACATACTTGTAAGTGGAGACAACAGATATAAATCATATAATGAACCTAGACAAATGCGTCTCGATTTAATAAAGTTGGGAGTAAATAAAAAGCATATATTCTTGGACTTTGCTGGATTTAGAACAAGAGATTCTATCATAAGAGCTAATAAAGTTTTTGAACTTACAAATTTCACTATAGTTTCTCAGCCTTTTCACAATGAGAGAGCAATATTAATAGCAAGACAAAAAAATATTAATGCAATAGCATATAATGCCAATAATGTTAGAAAACTTTACAGAGTAAGACAATTTCCAAGAGAATTAGGTGCAAGAGCTTTAATGTTTCTTGATATACTATTTAACAGACCGCCTAAATTCTATGGAGATATCATTAAAATAGAAGAGAGAGAAGATGATATAATAGATAAAAGTAATAAATTCGATAAATCAAAAATTAAAAAATTATAA
- a CDS encoding sodium/glutamate symporter — MTSKLLTELLQSLSLLSVLLLIGVFLRAKIKLFQKLYLPASVIGGFIGLLISPEILGKFSNYSISSEWISTYSLLPGILSIPIFAAIPLGMFLNETKSIKSLYPTKVLIAFGIFQCASMFQSAIGYATNILFTKINPDINMYRTFGYELSAGFAGGHGLAASTGKLLEGFGIPQWEIAQGVALTTATIGLVGGMIFGIIFINIAVRRNKTNVIKKVVNENDDNQNINKIDRNMEVGYNNDISKQASLGRETFLSSSIETITFHLAVIFAVCGLAFIVLNFIKKLKVPGLDVLPVWTYSMIIMFALNMIIKKLKLSWMVDAKVKAKIIGTLSDFAIVSAITSLPIKAIIHYIAPIIVMCVAGFIFTYLIVFIFNNMLFKDDYAFERAIISWGTLTGVLITGMTLLKICDPEYKSPALTEFSLGFSLMSVTGLLVVPILNTVLAVGSTWDNLITALITSAIYLIIAFAVYFVHKKSAKQS; from the coding sequence ATGACATCTAAACTATTAACTGAATTATTGCAGTCATTATCTTTATTATCGGTATTGCTGCTTATAGGAGTTTTTTTAAGGGCTAAAATAAAGCTCTTTCAAAAATTATATTTGCCGGCTTCTGTAATAGGAGGATTTATTGGGCTTTTAATATCTCCTGAAATATTGGGTAAATTCTCAAACTATTCAATATCCTCAGAATGGATAAGCACTTATTCACTTCTTCCCGGTATATTATCAATACCTATATTTGCCGCTATTCCTTTGGGTATGTTCTTAAATGAAACAAAAAGTATAAAATCACTCTACCCTACAAAAGTTTTAATAGCATTCGGTATATTTCAATGTGCAAGTATGTTTCAGTCTGCCATAGGATATGCCACTAATATACTATTTACAAAAATAAATCCTGATATAAATATGTATAGAACTTTCGGTTATGAACTTTCAGCCGGATTTGCCGGAGGACATGGACTTGCAGCTTCAACAGGAAAATTACTTGAAGGTTTCGGAATACCTCAATGGGAAATAGCTCAGGGAGTTGCTCTTACTACTGCTACAATAGGACTTGTAGGCGGAATGATATTCGGAATCATATTCATTAATATTGCAGTAAGAAGAAATAAAACAAATGTTATAAAAAAAGTAGTTAATGAAAATGATGACAATCAAAATATAAATAAAATAGATAGAAACATGGAAGTAGGATACAACAATGATATAAGCAAGCAAGCTAGTTTGGGAAGAGAAACTTTTTTAAGCAGCTCTATAGAAACTATAACTTTTCATTTGGCTGTAATATTTGCCGTATGCGGACTTGCTTTTATAGTTTTGAACTTCATTAAAAAATTAAAAGTACCGGGATTGGATGTTCTTCCTGTTTGGACTTATTCTATGATTATAATGTTTGCTTTAAATATGATAATAAAAAAATTAAAATTATCTTGGATGGTAGATGCTAAAGTTAAGGCAAAAATCATAGGTACATTAAGCGACTTTGCTATAGTATCAGCTATAACAAGTCTTCCTATAAAAGCCATAATACATTATATAGCACCTATAATAGTTATGTGTGTAGCTGGTTTCATATTTACTTATTTGATAGTATTCATATTTAACAATATGTTATTTAAAGATGATTATGCTTTTGAAAGAGCTATAATTTCATGGGGTACTTTGACAGGGGTTTTAATAACAGGAATGACTCTTCTTAAAATATGCGATCCTGAATATAAAAGCCCAGCACTCACAGAATTTTCTTTAGGATTTTCTTTGATGTCTGTTACAGGTTTATTAGTTGTGCCTATACTTAATACAGTTTTGGCTGTAGGCTCAACTTGGGATAATCTTATAACAGCATTAATCACTTCGGCTATTTATTTGATTATAGCATTTGCTGTTTACTTCGTTCATAAAAAGTCAGCTAAACAATCATAA
- a CDS encoding peptidylprolyl isomerase, whose product MKEHLFIETDYGTIEIEFYPEIAPKHVEAIKKLANEGFYDGIRFHRVIPRFMIQGGDPVSKDATKRHLHGTGGPGFNIPAEFSDKPHKRGICSMARSQHPDSAGSQFFICVADAPHLDGQYTVWGNVVNGMDVADKIVALKRDHNDNPMENSTMNKVYVKEVE is encoded by the coding sequence ATGAAAGAACATTTATTTATTGAAACAGATTATGGTACTATAGAAATAGAATTCTATCCTGAAATAGCACCTAAACATGTTGAAGCTATAAAAAAGCTTGCTAATGAAGGTTTTTATGATGGAATAAGATTTCATAGAGTAATACCTAGATTTATGATACAAGGTGGAGACCCTGTAAGTAAAGATGCAACAAAAAGACATTTACATGGTACAGGCGGTCCTGGATTCAATATCCCTGCTGAATTTAGCGATAAGCCTCATAAAAGAGGTATATGTTCTATGGCTAGAAGTCAGCATCCTGATAGTGCCGGTTCTCAGTTCTTTATCTGTGTAGCTGATGCACCTCATTTGGATGGACAATATACAGTTTGGGGAAATGTTGTTAATGGTATGGACGTTGCTGATAAAATAGTGGCATTAAAAAGAGACCATAATGACAACCCTATGGAAAATTCTACTATGAATAAAGTTTATGTTAAAGAAGTAGAATAA
- the ilvB gene encoding biosynthetic-type acetolactate synthase large subunit — MKLNGSDIIMEVLIEEGVDTVFGYPGGAALFIYDAIYKYRDKIKHIMPADETGACHAADGYARASGKTGVVIATSGPGATNLVTPLATAYMDSVPLIAITANVPESLIGKDSFQEVYIAGITMPITKHNFVVRDINDLANIIRKAFVIANTGRKGPVLIDIPKNFTFTETEYERKEKFVPKHVKISAEDEKTIEEVAKLINESKRPIIYFGGGAKDSSDKLREFMINSNIPSVHTLMGAGVLGYNEKLNIGLLGMHGSATANKVMNEADLILAVGTRFSDRVALNTSKFGGVAKKIHIDIDKSEINKNVHVDYSIIGDLNDVLDRFNKLVKRVEDDEWVKYLSDLRAKEMKEDSDRNTKKDGIYPSKVMDIIGNKTKDDAIYVTDVGQHQMWAVQYIRHTKPRSFITSGGLGTMGFGYGAALGVQVAKPDRRVIHITGDGSFYMNLNEVATAVEYNLPVITIILNNSTLGMVRQWQTIFYDKRYSSTDINKKMDYVKVAEGFGAKGFRCETIKEFETAFEEALKCNCPVWIECVIDKDLKVLPMIPAGGTIDDIIVD, encoded by the coding sequence ATGAAGTTAAACGGTTCTGATATAATAATGGAAGTTCTAATAGAGGAAGGCGTTGATACAGTATTTGGCTATCCGGGAGGAGCAGCTTTATTTATATATGATGCTATCTATAAATATAGAGATAAAATTAAACATATAATGCCTGCAGATGAAACAGGAGCTTGTCATGCAGCAGATGGATATGCAAGAGCAAGCGGAAAAACAGGAGTGGTAATTGCTACAAGCGGACCGGGTGCTACTAATTTGGTTACGCCTTTAGCAACAGCATACATGGACAGTGTGCCTTTAATTGCTATAACTGCAAATGTGCCTGAAAGTTTAATAGGTAAAGATTCATTTCAGGAGGTTTATATTGCAGGTATTACAATGCCTATTACTAAACATAATTTTGTTGTAAGAGATATTAATGATTTAGCAAATATAATAAGAAAGGCATTTGTTATAGCAAATACAGGAAGAAAAGGACCTGTTTTAATAGATATACCTAAAAATTTCACATTTACAGAAACAGAATACGAAAGAAAAGAAAAATTTGTTCCTAAGCATGTCAAAATAAGTGCTGAAGATGAGAAAACTATAGAAGAAGTAGCAAAATTAATAAATGAATCAAAAAGACCTATTATATATTTCGGAGGCGGTGCTAAAGATTCAAGCGATAAGTTGAGAGAGTTTATGATCAACTCAAATATTCCTTCAGTTCATACATTAATGGGAGCTGGAGTATTAGGTTATAATGAAAAATTAAATATAGGACTTTTGGGAATGCATGGTTCTGCTACCGCTAATAAGGTTATGAATGAAGCAGACTTGATACTTGCCGTTGGAACTAGATTCAGTGATAGAGTTGCTTTGAATACTTCTAAATTTGGAGGAGTTGCTAAAAAGATTCATATAGATATTGATAAAAGCGAAATAAACAAGAATGTTCATGTTGATTACAGTATAATAGGCGACTTGAATGATGTTTTGGATAGATTCAATAAACTTGTAAAAAGAGTGGAAGATGATGAATGGGTAAAATATTTGTCTGATTTAAGAGCTAAAGAGATGAAGGAAGATTCAGACAGAAACACTAAGAAAGACGGTATTTATCCAAGCAAGGTTATGGATATAATAGGTAATAAAACTAAAGATGATGCTATTTATGTTACAGATGTAGGACAGCATCAAATGTGGGCAGTTCAATATATAAGACATACCAAGCCAAGAAGTTTTATAACAAGCGGCGGTTTGGGTACTATGGGATTCGGATATGGTGCTGCTTTAGGCGTTCAGGTTGCCAAGCCGGATAGAAGAGTAATACATATAACAGGTGACGGCTCTTTCTATATGAATTTGAATGAAGTTGCAACTGCTGTTGAATATAATCTTCCTGTTATAACAATAATATTAAATAATAGTACATTAGGTATGGTTAGACAATGGCAGACTATATTTTATGATAAAAGATATTCCAGCACAGATATAAATAAAAAAATGGATTATGTTAAAGTTGCTGAAGGTTTCGGTGCTAAAGGCTTCAGATGCGAAACTATAAAAGAATTTGAAACAGCATTTGAAGAGGCTTTGAAATGTAATTGTCCTGTATGGATAGAATGTGTTATAGATAAAGATTTGAAAGTTTTACCTATGATTCCAGCCGGCGGTACTATAGATGATATAATAGTAGATTAA
- a CDS encoding tetratricopeptide repeat protein, with amino-acid sequence MNINNELDDKDIISEEKSLEYLIDNTKKYPNKSESWSKLGEFYFYELNDYEKAIENFNKAIEIDLHNEDNYIKLISIYKEMEDNDNTLKTINKLIEMGDNKEDNYLMLCKYYESINDYDNAIDTIKKVIEFSPEEYNYLRLAQYYDKTEKYDDAIETINKLIELGIAVNDGINYFMLGKYYIKKGENDIAEKHFNKAIELDPDYKSYLENHKFDEETEDEYVV; translated from the coding sequence ATGAATATTAATAATGAGCTTGATGATAAAGATATAATATCAGAAGAAAAAAGTTTAGAATATTTAATAGATAATACTAAAAAATACCCTAATAAATCTGAAAGTTGGTCTAAATTGGGTGAATTTTATTTTTATGAGCTTAATGATTATGAGAAAGCTATAGAGAATTTTAATAAAGCTATAGAAATTGATTTGCATAATGAAGATAATTATATTAAGTTAATAAGTATTTATAAAGAAATGGAAGATAATGATAATACTTTAAAAACTATAAATAAACTTATAGAGATGGGTGATAATAAAGAAGATAACTATTTAATGCTATGCAAATATTATGAGAGTATAAACGATTATGATAATGCTATAGATACTATTAAAAAAGTTATAGAGTTTAGCCCTGAAGAATATAATTATTTAAGATTAGCTCAATATTATGATAAGACAGAAAAATATGACGATGCTATAGAAACTATAAATAAACTTATAGAATTGGGTATTGCTGTAAATGATGGAATCAATTACTTTATGCTTGGAAAATATTATATAAAGAAAGGCGAAAATGATATTGCCGAAAAACATTTTAATAAAGCTATAGAATTGGACCCTGATTATAAAAGTTATTTAGAAAATCATAAATTTGATGAAGAAACTGAAGATGAATATGTTGTTTAA
- the ilvC gene encoding ketol-acid reductoisomerase, with amino-acid sequence MIKKYYDADCNLGLLDGKTIAIMGYGSQGHAHAQNLKDSGMNVIVGLRKDSANCKKAEEAGFKVMEVEEAAKLADIVMMLVPDEVSADIYNTQVAPHMKEGNVLMYAHGFNIHFQFVVPAKNIDVIMVAPKGPGHTVRSQYLEGRGVPSLIAVYQDFSGRAKDYALAYASGIGAGRAGILETTFREETETDLFGEQAVLCGGVTELMKAGFDTLVEAGYEPEMAYFECIHEMKLIVDLIYSGGFAMMRYSISNTAEYGDYRTGRRMITEETRKEMKKVLREIQDGTFASEFIQEFSAGRKAKFNATKKLESEHKLEKVGAELRKMMSWIKK; translated from the coding sequence ATGATAAAAAAATATTATGATGCTGATTGTAATCTAGGTTTACTAGACGGTAAAACTATAGCTATAATGGGATATGGTAGTCAAGGACATGCTCATGCTCAGAACTTAAAAGATAGCGGAATGAATGTAATTGTAGGACTTAGAAAAGACAGTGCAAACTGCAAAAAAGCAGAAGAAGCTGGATTTAAAGTAATGGAAGTTGAAGAAGCTGCTAAGCTTGCTGATATAGTAATGATGCTTGTTCCTGATGAGGTTTCAGCTGATATATACAATACTCAAGTTGCTCCTCATATGAAAGAAGGTAATGTGTTAATGTATGCACATGGATTTAATATTCATTTCCAATTTGTAGTTCCTGCTAAAAATATAGACGTTATAATGGTAGCACCAAAAGGACCAGGACATACTGTAAGAAGTCAGTATTTAGAAGGAAGAGGAGTACCTAGTTTGATAGCTGTTTATCAGGATTTCAGCGGAAGAGCAAAAGATTATGCTTTGGCTTATGCTTCAGGAATAGGTGCCGGACGTGCTGGTATATTAGAAACTACATTCAGAGAAGAAACTGAAACTGACCTTTTCGGTGAACAAGCTGTATTATGCGGCGGTGTTACTGAATTGATGAAAGCTGGTTTCGATACTTTAGTAGAAGCAGGTTATGAACCAGAAATGGCTTATTTTGAATGTATACATGAAATGAAATTGATTGTTGATTTAATATATTCAGGCGGATTTGCTATGATGAGATATTCTATTTCAAATACTGCTGAATACGGCGATTACAGAACTGGAAGAAGAATGATCACTGAAGAAACTAGAAAAGAAATGAAAAAAGTATTAAGAGAGATACAAGACGGTACTTTTGCTAGTGAGTTTATTCAAGAGTTTAGTGCAGGCCGCAAAGCTAAATTTAATGCTACTAAAAAATTAGAGAGCGAGCATAAATTAGAGAAAGTCGGTGCTGAATTGAGAAAGATGATGAGTTGGATTAAAAAGTAA
- a CDS encoding peptidylprolyl isomerase has protein sequence MGKKLKIIIISLLGVIVFGTVLIAQKPKTSKEHLFIETNFGTIEIAFFPEKAPKHVEAIKKLANEGFYNGTLFHRVIPGFMIQGGDPLSKQPNRSLHGTGGPNFVIPAEFNDVSHKRGICSMARGASVNSAGSQFFICVADSPFLDGQYTVWGEVVSGMDVADKIVSLKRDANDNPLEPAKMNRVYVKTVN, from the coding sequence TTGGGTAAAAAATTAAAAATCATTATTATTTCATTATTGGGTGTGATTGTATTCGGAACAGTTCTTATAGCACAAAAACCGAAAACTTCAAAAGAGCATTTGTTTATAGAAACAAATTTTGGTACTATAGAAATAGCTTTCTTTCCTGAAAAAGCACCAAAACATGTTGAGGCTATAAAAAAACTTGCTAATGAAGGTTTTTATAATGGAACATTATTTCACAGAGTTATACCTGGTTTTATGATTCAAGGCGGAGATCCATTGAGCAAACAGCCTAATAGATCTTTGCATGGTACAGGCGGCCCTAATTTTGTTATACCTGCAGAGTTCAATGATGTTTCTCATAAAAGAGGTATATGTTCTATGGCTAGAGGTGCAAGTGTAAATAGTGCTGGTTCTCAGTTCTTTATTTGTGTAGCTGATAGTCCTTTCTTAGATGGACAATATACAGTTTGGGGAGAAGTTGTTAGCGGTATGGATGTTGCTGATAAAATAGTATCATTAAAAAGAGATGCTAATGATAATCCTTTAGAGCCTGCTAAAATGAATAGAGTTTATGTAAAAACAGTTAATTAA
- a CDS encoding 2-isopropylmalate synthase gives MRKIKIFDTTLRDGEQSPGCTMNLAEKLEMAAELDKLGVDVIEAGFAICSDDDFNAIREVSKVVENAKLASLARCNKKDIDRAYESLAEAKHPMLHTFIATSDIHLKHKLEMTREQVLETIKESVSYAKTKFEFIEFSAEDASRSDREFLAQAYSTAIENGATTINVPDTVGYTTPLEMADLIKYLKENVKGIENVDISVHCHDDLGLGTANSLSAVLAGATQVECTINGIGERAGNASLEEIVMGIKTRKDFYNAYTDINTKRIYKISKLLSTISGMVVAPNKAIVGANAFAHEAGIHQHGVLKERSTYEIMNVEDIGIPQNKMVLGKHSGKHAFKDRIESLGYDIDDKSLEDKFIEFKALADKKKIVTDSDIEALLIGNNDSENPTYTLNGFVVNDGNSISSLATVSIMDNQENIVEGIGKGNGPIDAAFGAIDSITSNKAKLVNYSINAITEGEDALGEVIVRLASNDKTVIGRAVSTDIIEASLKAYVNGLNKL, from the coding sequence ATGAGAAAGATTAAGATTTTTGATACTACTTTAAGAGATGGAGAACAATCTCCTGGTTGTACTATGAATTTGGCTGAAAAATTAGAAATGGCAGCTGAATTAGATAAATTAGGCGTTGATGTTATAGAAGCTGGATTTGCTATATGTTCAGATGATGACTTCAATGCTATAAGAGAAGTTAGTAAAGTTGTAGAGAATGCTAAATTGGCTAGTTTGGCAAGATGTAATAAGAAGGATATAGACAGAGCTTATGAATCACTAGCTGAGGCAAAACATCCTATGCTTCATACATTTATAGCTACTAGCGATATACATTTAAAGCATAAACTAGAGATGACCAGAGAGCAGGTATTGGAAACCATAAAAGAATCTGTTTCTTATGCTAAAACTAAATTTGAGTTTATAGAATTTTCTGCTGAAGATGCATCAAGAAGCGATAGAGAATTTTTGGCTCAGGCTTATTCTACTGCAATAGAAAACGGTGCTACTACAATAAATGTTCCTGATACTGTAGGATATACCACTCCATTAGAAATGGCTGATTTGATAAAGTATTTAAAAGAGAATGTTAAAGGTATAGAAAATGTTGATATATCTGTTCATTGTCATGATGATTTAGGACTTGGCACTGCTAATTCTTTATCTGCTGTTTTGGCTGGAGCTACTCAGGTAGAATGTACTATTAATGGTATAGGGGAACGTGCTGGTAATGCTAGCTTGGAAGAAATTGTAATGGGCATTAAAACTAGAAAAGATTTTTATAATGCTTATACTGATATTAATACTAAAAGAATTTATAAGATTTCAAAATTATTATCTACAATTTCTGGTATGGTAGTTGCTCCTAATAAAGCTATAGTAGGTGCTAATGCTTTTGCTCATGAGGCAGGTATTCACCAACATGGAGTATTAAAAGAACGTTCTACTTATGAGATTATGAATGTTGAAGATATAGGAATACCTCAAAATAAAATGGTATTAGGTAAGCATTCAGGAAAACATGCTTTTAAAGACAGAATTGAATCTTTAGGTTATGATATTGATGATAAGTCTTTAGAGGATAAGTTTATAGAGTTTAAGGCTTTGGCTGATAAGAAAAAAATAGTTACTGATTCAGATATAGAAGCATTATTGATAGGTAATAATGATTCAGAAAATCCTACTTATACATTAAACGGATTTGTTGTTAATGACGGTAATTCAATATCTTCTTTGGCTACTGTATCTATTATGGACAATCAGGAGAATATTGTTGAGGGAATAGGAAAAGGAAACGGACCTATTGATGCTGCATTTGGTGCTATAGACTCTATTACTTCTAATAAAGCTAAGTTGGTTAATTATAGTATTAATGCTATTACAGAAGGTGAAGATGCTTTGGGAGAGGTTATTGTTAGATTAGCTTCTAATGATAAAACTGTTATTGGAAGAGCAGTAAGCACAGATATTATTGAAGCTAGTTTGAAAGCTTATGTTAATGGGTTAAATAAATTATAA
- the leuC gene encoding 3-isopropylmalate dehydratase large subunit, translated as MTITQKILAAHAGVEKVEAGELIMVKTDLVLGNDITSPVAINEFEKYGFDKVFDKEKIALVMDHFAPNKDIKAAEQCKQCRDFANKYDISNYYDVGDMGVEHALLPEKGLVAPGEVIIGADSHTCTYGAFGAFSTGVGSTDMAAAMATGQVWFKVPSAIKFNLKGKLKPNVSGKDVILHIIGMIGVDGALYKSMEFRGEGVSSLTMDDRACIANMAIEAGAKNGIFEVDDQTIEYLKDIVKRDYTIFKADDDAVYDKEYDIDLSSIEPTVACPHLPENTKEAKELKNIKVDQVVIGSCTNGRLSDMATAANILKGKKVAKGVRCIVIPATQKVYKECIKLGYMDIFIDAGCAVSTPTCGPCLGGYMGILAHDEVAVTTTNRNFVGRMGDKTSKVYLASPATAAYSAITGYITEPK; from the coding sequence ATGACTATTACTCAGAAAATTTTAGCTGCTCATGCTGGCGTTGAAAAAGTAGAGGCCGGCGAACTTATCATGGTTAAAACTGATTTAGTTTTAGGAAATGATATTACAAGTCCTGTTGCAATTAATGAATTTGAAAAGTATGGTTTTGATAAAGTTTTTGACAAAGAAAAAATAGCTTTGGTTATGGATCATTTTGCTCCTAACAAAGATATAAAAGCTGCAGAACAATGCAAGCAATGCAGAGATTTTGCTAATAAATATGATATTTCAAATTATTATGATGTTGGAGATATGGGAGTTGAGCATGCACTTTTACCTGAAAAAGGATTAGTGGCACCTGGTGAAGTTATAATAGGTGCAGACTCTCATACTTGTACTTATGGAGCTTTTGGGGCTTTTTCTACAGGAGTAGGAAGCACTGATATGGCTGCTGCTATGGCTACAGGACAGGTTTGGTTTAAAGTTCCTTCTGCTATTAAATTTAATCTTAAAGGAAAATTAAAACCAAATGTATCTGGTAAAGATGTTATACTTCATATTATAGGTATGATAGGAGTTGACGGAGCATTATACAAGTCAATGGAGTTTAGAGGTGAAGGAGTTTCATCTCTTACTATGGACGATAGAGCTTGTATTGCTAATATGGCTATTGAGGCGGGTGCTAAAAACGGGATATTTGAAGTTGATGATCAAACTATAGAATACTTAAAAGATATAGTAAAAAGAGATTATACTATTTTCAAAGCTGATGATGATGCAGTTTATGATAAAGAATATGATATTGATTTATCTTCAATAGAGCCTACAGTTGCATGTCCCCATTTACCAGAGAATACAAAAGAAGCTAAAGAATTAAAGAATATAAAAGTTGATCAAGTGGTTATAGGTTCTTGTACTAATGGAAGATTATCTGATATGGCAACAGCTGCTAATATTTTGAAAGGAAAAAAAGTAGCTAAAGGTGTAAGATGTATAGTTATTCCAGCCACTCAGAAAGTTTATAAAGAATGTATAAAATTAGGTTATATGGATATATTTATTGATGCAGGCTGTGCAGTATCTACTCCTACATGCGGACCTTGTTTGGGTGGATATATGGGAATACTTGCTCATGATGAAGTGGCTGTTACTACAACTAATAGAAACTTTGTTGGAAGAATGGGAGATAAAACTTCAAAAGTATATTTGGCTAGTCCTGCTACTGCTGCATATAGTGCTATAACAGGATATATAACAGAGCCTAAATGA
- the ilvN gene encoding acetolactate synthase small subunit translates to MDKKQRRVLVLFVDNSSGVLNRITLLFSQKGFNIETITCSVTCVPSISRMTIVTEGDDTQISHIIKQTYKLIEVHSVHLIDHTNSIIRDLLLVKIEIDDSNRRKACDITNAHSGVILDIGKKSMIVEITASVTVIDGYLEALKDFNILELSRTGVTSIQLGDEVPDMNIINNFEF, encoded by the coding sequence ATGGATAAGAAACAAAGAAGGGTTTTAGTTTTATTTGTAGATAACAGTTCAGGTGTATTAAATAGAATAACTTTATTATTCAGCCAAAAAGGTTTTAATATAGAAACCATTACTTGTTCTGTAACTTGTGTTCCTAGCATATCAAGAATGACTATAGTTACTGAAGGCGATGATACACAAATATCACATATTATAAAGCAGACTTATAAACTTATAGAAGTTCACTCTGTTCATTTAATAGATCATACTAATAGTATAATAAGAGATTTATTATTAGTAAAAATAGAAATTGATGACAGCAATAGAAGAAAAGCCTGCGATATAACTAATGCACATAGCGGAGTTATACTTGATATAGGTAAAAAAAGCATGATAGTTGAAATTACTGCTTCTGTTACAGTAATAGACGGCTATTTAGAAGCATTGAAAGATTTCAATATTTTAGAGCTTTCAAGAACAGGGGTAACTTCAATACAATTAGGCGATGAAGTTCCTGATATGAATATAATCAATAATTTTGAATTTTAA